A stretch of Roseibium porphyridii DNA encodes these proteins:
- a CDS encoding LysR substrate-binding domain-containing protein yields MKRDIPLPSVSVLRCFEAAAKHQSFTAAAEELGLTQSGVSRQVKELEDQIGAALFRREGRGIRLTQAGRSLGDSLASDLTRLRATISQAVAAGSTQEMLTIGVLPAFGERWLVPRLGEFKARRQNLDLMLYSRSEPFDIAEQGVDVAIHFGANDWPGAKLTPLCPEDLIVAAAPALIEEHRVSSREDIFRMPLLHLTTRPHLWSVFRKSVPGSEERAQIGSYFDQFPLIISAAVNGMGAAILPTYLVEAEITSGALKQLAPVKDGSGHNYYVATPAGKLSPAASDFVNWIKTQVSRRVPRP; encoded by the coding sequence ATGAAGCGTGACATCCCTTTGCCGAGCGTTTCGGTGCTGCGGTGCTTTGAAGCCGCTGCGAAGCATCAGAGTTTCACCGCAGCGGCCGAAGAATTGGGCCTCACACAAAGCGGCGTCAGCCGGCAGGTGAAGGAACTGGAAGATCAGATCGGCGCGGCTCTTTTCCGGCGTGAAGGCCGCGGCATCCGATTGACGCAGGCCGGAAGATCCCTCGGAGACAGCCTGGCGTCCGATCTCACGCGACTGCGGGCGACCATTTCCCAAGCTGTTGCAGCTGGCAGCACGCAGGAAATGCTTACAATCGGCGTACTTCCCGCGTTTGGGGAACGCTGGCTGGTTCCGCGCCTGGGAGAGTTCAAAGCCAGACGCCAAAATCTCGACTTGATGCTCTACAGCCGTTCAGAGCCCTTCGATATTGCCGAACAGGGGGTCGATGTGGCCATTCATTTCGGTGCAAATGATTGGCCTGGAGCAAAACTGACGCCGCTTTGCCCGGAAGACCTGATCGTTGCGGCGGCCCCGGCCCTGATCGAGGAACATCGTGTCTCCAGCCGCGAGGACATATTCCGGATGCCTTTGCTTCACCTGACAACACGGCCGCATCTTTGGAGCGTTTTCCGCAAATCAGTACCCGGCTCAGAGGAACGGGCACAAATAGGCAGCTATTTCGATCAGTTTCCGCTCATCATCTCGGCCGCGGTCAACGGCATGGGAGCTGCAATCCTGCCGACATATCTGGTGGAAGCCGAAATCACATCAGGCGCCCTGAAGCAGCTCGCACCGGTCAAAGACGGTTCGGGACATAACTACTATGTCGCGACGCCCGCAGGAAAGCTCAGCCCGGCGGCTAGCGATTTTGTCAACTGGATCAAAACGCAGGTGAGCAGACGCGTTCCGCGCCCTTAG
- a CDS encoding cupin domain-containing protein: protein MFVNSYPEVPADEGVTRQVLSENSDLMVVAFRFQAEGAEGKLHRHIHVQSTYVESGSFRFSINGSEFVVGPGDSFVIPSNAEHGCVCLSPGTLIDTFAPRRDDFL from the coding sequence ATGTTTGTGAACTCTTATCCGGAAGTGCCTGCAGACGAGGGCGTTACCCGTCAGGTACTTTCTGAAAATTCAGACCTGATGGTGGTTGCGTTCCGCTTTCAGGCAGAAGGTGCTGAAGGAAAACTGCACCGTCACATCCATGTTCAATCCACCTATGTGGAGAGCGGCTCTTTCCGCTTTTCGATCAACGGATCTGAGTTTGTCGTCGGGCCGGGAGACAGTTTTGTCATTCCCTCCAACGCCGAACATGGGTGTGTTTGCCTGTCGCCCGGCACGCTGATCGACACTTTCGCACCCCGCCGCGACGATTTTCTCTAA
- a CDS encoding saccharopine dehydrogenase family protein: MQKIAVLGLGKVGTLAAELLHATGFSVTGFDAHAVPDLPFETRQIDVGDNAALEDVLKDFNSVLSCLPYFLNTGVATAAHSLGLHYFDLTEDVPTTKAIQELAKTSRGIMAPQCGLAPGFVGIVGAHLIDAFETCRSCRMRVGALPQNPTGLMGYSFNWSPEGVVNEYLNDCEVLENGEIKWVSPMEWIEKIVIGGIELEAFTTSGGLGTMCETYKSRVPNMDYKTMRYPGHVQLMNFFFHELLMRDRRKEAGEILVNAKPPVSDDIVFVHVSAEGEINGRMQRKEFVRGLKPVEIAGQERTAIAWTTASSVVAIIEMVREGTLPDHGFLKQEDVSLETFLKTHNGARYNA, from the coding sequence ATGCAGAAGATCGCGGTTTTGGGGCTCGGCAAGGTCGGCACACTGGCTGCCGAACTGTTGCATGCAACCGGTTTTTCCGTGACGGGATTTGATGCGCATGCGGTGCCGGACTTGCCGTTCGAAACACGGCAGATCGATGTTGGTGACAACGCTGCTCTTGAAGACGTCCTCAAGGACTTCAACTCGGTGTTGTCCTGCTTGCCCTATTTCCTGAACACCGGTGTTGCGACTGCTGCGCACAGCCTTGGGCTTCACTATTTCGATCTGACCGAGGATGTGCCGACCACAAAGGCAATCCAGGAGCTCGCCAAGACTTCACGAGGCATTATGGCACCGCAATGCGGACTGGCTCCAGGTTTTGTGGGTATTGTTGGCGCCCACCTTATTGATGCTTTTGAAACCTGCCGGTCTTGCCGCATGCGTGTCGGCGCTTTGCCCCAGAACCCTACCGGCCTCATGGGCTATTCCTTCAACTGGTCGCCTGAAGGGGTGGTGAACGAATATCTCAACGATTGCGAAGTTCTTGAGAACGGAGAGATCAAGTGGGTCTCGCCGATGGAATGGATTGAAAAGATTGTCATTGGGGGCATCGAACTGGAGGCCTTTACTACGTCAGGCGGTCTCGGGACGATGTGCGAGACTTACAAAAGCCGTGTTCCCAACATGGACTACAAGACAATGCGCTATCCGGGGCACGTGCAGTTGATGAATTTCTTCTTCCACGAACTTCTGATGCGTGACAGACGCAAGGAGGCCGGAGAAATCCTGGTCAACGCCAAGCCGCCTGTCAGCGACGATATCGTTTTTGTCCACGTATCAGCCGAAGGCGAAATCAACGGGCGTATGCAACGCAAGGAATTCGTTCGCGGCCTGAAACCGGTTGAGATTGCCGGTCAGGAACGGACAGCCATAGCCTGGACGACTGCCTCGTCAGTGGTCGCAATCATCGAAATGGTTCGTGAGGGAACTTTGCCCGACCACGGCTTTCTCAAACAGGAAGATGTCTCGCTCGAGACATTTTTGAAGACACATAACGGCGCTCGCTACAACGCCTAG
- a CDS encoding TRAP transporter large permease, which yields MEPFILFGTFTFLLLIGTPVAFCLGAASLATVLYMGLPPVIVFQRLNSGVSVFALMAIPFFIFAGELMVRGDIARRLVALAGAVVGHLRGGLGQVNISASVLFGGISGSAAADATAIGGLMIPQMKKKGYSVEYGVNITVMSSIIALMLPPSHNMIIYSISAGGRLSIADLFTAGILPGLLLATTLMTTAWFVAKRAGYPTESFPGWSALGGLLLNAIPGLLLIGIIFGGVRSGVFTASESSCIAAVYALLVTTLAYRTMHWPEFVAATKAAVRTTAMVLLVIGCAASFGWLLAFLKIPAELVAFMKGVSENPLIILLMINIVLLFLGTFMDMSPLIVITTPIFLPVATAFGVDPVHFGVILVLNLGIGLCTPPVGTVLFVGCAVGKISVWDAIRTIWPFYGAAIFTLGLVTYIPALSLWLPSLFH from the coding sequence ATGGAACCTTTCATCTTGTTCGGCACATTTACATTCCTGCTGCTGATCGGCACGCCTGTGGCGTTTTGCCTGGGCGCTGCATCCCTTGCCACAGTTCTCTACATGGGCCTGCCGCCGGTTATCGTTTTCCAACGATTGAACTCCGGGGTCTCCGTTTTTGCACTCATGGCAATACCATTTTTCATCTTCGCCGGTGAATTGATGGTGCGCGGGGACATTGCCCGCCGTCTGGTTGCACTGGCGGGCGCTGTTGTTGGTCATCTGCGAGGTGGTCTCGGTCAGGTGAATATTTCGGCTTCAGTTCTTTTCGGCGGCATATCCGGTTCGGCAGCGGCCGACGCAACCGCCATCGGTGGCCTGATGATCCCGCAAATGAAAAAGAAGGGATACTCAGTCGAATACGGCGTGAACATAACTGTGATGTCTTCAATCATAGCGTTGATGCTGCCACCATCGCACAACATGATCATCTATTCGATTTCTGCAGGTGGGCGGCTGTCGATTGCAGACCTCTTTACGGCAGGGATCCTGCCGGGTCTTCTGCTTGCCACCACGTTGATGACGACGGCTTGGTTTGTGGCAAAACGGGCAGGGTATCCGACAGAGTCATTTCCAGGCTGGTCAGCACTTGGTGGTCTTTTGCTGAATGCCATTCCCGGCCTGTTGTTGATCGGCATCATCTTTGGTGGCGTGCGCTCAGGAGTGTTCACAGCCTCAGAGAGCTCCTGTATCGCAGCTGTTTATGCGTTACTTGTGACCACTCTTGCCTACCGCACCATGCACTGGCCTGAATTTGTTGCTGCCACCAAGGCTGCGGTCAGAACCACCGCCATGGTGTTGCTTGTCATCGGTTGCGCCGCATCTTTCGGCTGGTTGCTGGCATTTCTGAAAATCCCGGCAGAGCTGGTCGCCTTCATGAAGGGTGTATCTGAGAACCCTCTGATCATTCTACTGATGATCAACATCGTTCTTCTCTTCTTGGGCACCTTCATGGACATGTCGCCGTTGATCGTGATCACAACACCAATTTTCCTGCCGGTTGCCACGGCCTTTGGCGTCGATCCTGTTCATTTCGGCGTAATTCTGGTTCTGAACCTCGGGATAGGCTTGTGTACACCGCCCGTGGGAACTGTCCTGTTTGTCGGCTGTGCCGTCGGCAAGATCTCCGTATGGGATGCCATTCGTACGATCTGGCCTTTTTATGGAGCAGCGATCTTCACCTTGGGCCTTGTGACCTACATCCCCGCGCTATCGCTATGGCTTCCGTCTTTGTTTCATTGA
- the uxaC gene encoding glucuronate isomerase, protein MALENSIVPETAIKGLSPDRLLPTEPKALEIARRLYESVRDLPIISPHGHTDPQWYAENEAFPDPAQLFVIPDHYVLRMLVSQGIDLTELGVQRRDGGLTETDSRKVWQTFAENFHLFRATPSRMWLEHAFQEVFGWTKRLTAETAEEAYDHIAERLVQPDFKPRALFERFNIEVIATTESPLDDLKWHRAIRECDWRGRVVTAYRPDPVVDPEFEGFQQNIEHFGEITGEDTFSWQGYLNAHLARRAYFKSFGATSSDHGHPTARTENLSSAKAQELFQKALKGTCTVDEAEAFRGHMLTEMARMSLDDGLVLQIHPGSHRNHSNPVMDTFGRDKGFDIPTRTDYVKALKPLLDAYGLEKDLSIILFTLDETSYSRELAPLAGAYPTLKLGPAWWFHDSAEGMRRFREMTTETAGFYNTVGFNDDTRAFCSIPARHDVARRVDCAYLASLVTSGRLNEDEAYEVAYDLTYRLAKQAYRL, encoded by the coding sequence ATGGCCCTGGAGAATTCGATAGTTCCGGAAACGGCAATCAAAGGGTTATCTCCAGACCGCCTCCTGCCAACCGAGCCCAAGGCTCTTGAAATCGCGCGCAGGCTCTACGAGAGCGTTCGGGACTTGCCGATCATAAGCCCGCACGGCCACACCGACCCGCAGTGGTATGCCGAGAACGAGGCTTTTCCTGATCCGGCGCAGCTGTTTGTCATACCAGACCACTACGTCCTTCGAATGCTGGTTTCGCAAGGTATTGACTTGACCGAGCTTGGTGTTCAGCGCAGGGACGGCGGCCTTACGGAAACAGACAGCAGAAAGGTCTGGCAGACCTTTGCTGAAAACTTCCACCTCTTTCGCGCAACCCCATCCCGCATGTGGCTTGAACACGCCTTTCAGGAAGTGTTTGGCTGGACAAAGCGCCTGACGGCAGAAACCGCTGAAGAAGCCTATGACCATATTGCCGAACGGCTGGTCCAACCGGACTTCAAGCCCAGAGCCCTGTTTGAGCGCTTCAACATCGAAGTCATCGCCACAACTGAATCGCCCCTGGACGACCTCAAGTGGCACCGCGCCATTCGAGAATGCGACTGGCGGGGCCGGGTTGTTACGGCGTATCGGCCGGATCCGGTGGTTGACCCGGAGTTCGAAGGATTTCAGCAAAACATCGAGCACTTCGGAGAAATCACCGGAGAAGACACGTTCTCCTGGCAGGGTTATCTGAACGCTCACTTGGCAAGACGCGCCTACTTCAAGTCTTTCGGCGCAACGTCATCTGACCATGGTCACCCAACTGCCAGAACCGAGAACCTGTCCTCGGCAAAGGCACAGGAATTATTCCAGAAGGCACTCAAAGGCACCTGCACAGTTGATGAGGCCGAAGCTTTTCGGGGGCATATGCTCACCGAAATGGCAAGAATGAGCCTGGATGATGGACTGGTGCTTCAGATCCATCCGGGCAGTCACCGCAACCATTCAAATCCGGTCATGGATACATTTGGGCGTGACAAGGGCTTCGATATTCCAACCAGAACCGACTACGTCAAAGCGCTCAAGCCCCTGCTCGACGCCTATGGTCTGGAAAAAGATCTTTCCATCATCCTGTTCACCCTGGATGAGACCTCTTATTCGCGTGAATTGGCACCGCTTGCCGGTGCCTACCCGACGCTCAAATTGGGTCCGGCCTGGTGGTTCCATGACAGCGCGGAGGGCATGCGCCGGTTCCGCGAAATGACGACCGAGACCGCTGGTTTCTACAACACCGTCGGCTTCAACGACGACACCCGCGCCTTTTGTTCGATCCCTGCCCGCCATGATGTGGCGCGCAGGGTCGACTGCGCATACCTCGCATCACTCGTGACATCCGGGAGGCTGAACGAGGACGAGGCATATGAGGTCGCTTACGACCTCACTTACAGGCTTGCAAAACAGGCCTATCGGCTCTGA
- the kduD gene encoding 2-dehydro-3-deoxy-D-gluconate 5-dehydrogenase KduD produces MNAFSLEGKRALVTGANTGIGQAIAIAMGNAGAEVLCAARRDCEETLNQIGNGRHVPLDFSDPMAAVPIFEKEPIDILVNNAGIIRRADSVDFTETDWDDVMDVNLKAVFFTCQAFGRATLAAGRTASIVNIASLLSFQGGIRVPSYTASKHGIAGLTKLLANEWAAQGINVNAIAPGYIATNNTKALREDTERNKQILERIPAGRWGEASDIGEAAVFLASSAAKYIHGAVLNVDGGWLAR; encoded by the coding sequence GTGAACGCGTTTTCGCTTGAAGGGAAACGAGCGCTTGTAACCGGGGCCAATACCGGAATTGGTCAAGCCATCGCCATTGCCATGGGCAATGCAGGTGCAGAAGTGCTTTGCGCCGCGCGTCGCGACTGCGAAGAAACTCTGAACCAGATCGGGAACGGGAGGCATGTACCGCTCGACTTTTCCGATCCGATGGCTGCGGTGCCCATCTTCGAAAAGGAACCCATCGACATCCTGGTCAACAACGCGGGAATTATCCGGCGTGCCGACAGCGTCGACTTTACCGAAACGGACTGGGACGACGTCATGGACGTCAATCTCAAGGCAGTCTTTTTCACCTGCCAGGCATTTGGCAGAGCGACACTTGCTGCGGGCCGGACCGCGTCCATCGTCAATATCGCCTCCTTGCTGTCCTTTCAGGGTGGCATCAGAGTGCCGTCATATACGGCTTCCAAACACGGCATTGCGGGCTTGACCAAGCTGCTGGCCAACGAATGGGCGGCGCAGGGCATCAATGTGAATGCTATCGCTCCAGGATATATTGCGACCAACAACACAAAGGCCCTGCGGGAAGATACCGAGCGCAACAAACAGATCCTCGAACGAATCCCGGCAGGACGCTGGGGCGAAGCGTCCGATATCGGTGAAGCAGCGGTGTTTCTTGCATCTTCCGCGGCAAAGTATATTCACGGTGCCGTACTCAATGTTGATGGAGGCTGGCTTGCCCGCTGA
- a CDS encoding GntR family transcriptional regulator has translation MTDSSALKALEPLKIPKVADTVFEELHQQILSLELPPGTKVSEIEVAKALGISRQPVRDAFFRLSQLGFILIRPQRATVISKISEQAVLRAKFMRIALELACWKAAMSVISDAQIDDLELLLKEQANAVSANDLKGFHSLDDDLHRRICEIAGHEYAWSFIREQKAHMDRVRFISLTIGAAQRAYDDHIELLQIMRARDHTRLEPILNEHLGRIELTLAQIRDEKPEYFQE, from the coding sequence ATGACAGACTCAAGTGCCTTAAAGGCGCTGGAACCACTTAAAATTCCCAAAGTCGCCGACACGGTATTTGAGGAACTGCATCAGCAGATCCTGTCATTGGAACTGCCGCCTGGAACAAAGGTGTCAGAAATTGAGGTGGCGAAAGCGCTGGGTATTTCGCGGCAACCGGTCCGCGATGCCTTCTTTCGCTTGTCTCAGCTCGGCTTTATTCTGATCCGGCCTCAGCGCGCAACTGTAATTTCCAAGATTTCGGAACAAGCGGTCCTGCGTGCGAAATTCATGCGGATCGCTCTCGAACTGGCATGCTGGAAGGCGGCAATGAGTGTGATTTCCGATGCACAAATTGATGATCTTGAGCTGTTGCTCAAGGAGCAGGCCAATGCTGTCAGCGCCAATGATCTGAAGGGGTTCCATTCGCTGGACGACGATCTGCATCGGCGCATCTGCGAAATCGCCGGACATGAATATGCCTGGTCATTCATCCGCGAGCAAAAGGCGCATATGGACCGCGTCCGCTTCATTTCCCTGACGATTGGAGCAGCGCAAAGAGCGTATGACGACCATATCGAGCTGCTTCAAATCATGCGCGCGCGCGATCACACGCGTCTGGAACCTATCTTGAACGAACATCTCGGCCGGATCGAACTCACGCTCGCGCAAATTCGCGATGAAAAGCCTGAATATTTTCAGGAATAA
- a CDS encoding TRAP transporter substrate-binding protein, with the protein MNVLKTLAMSLLATAAFATTAVACEVTLKSSDTHPDGYPTVEAVKHMGKLLQESTDGRICVEVFHSAQLGQEKDTIEQTKFGVIDLNRVSMGPFNNLVEETKVVSLPYVFKGVDHMHRVMDGPIGEDILKAFEPHGYVGLAFYDGGSRSFYNRVKPIKSIEDLDGMKVRVMQSDIFVDMMSALGANATPMPYGEVYSSIQTGVIDGAENNWPSYESSGHYEVAGYYTLDEHLIVPEVLVMSKVSWDKLSPEDQEAVRQAARASVPVMRDLWQAREKASEEKVRAAGVEVITEIDKEPFMAAMDSVYEKHVTSDKLKDLVSRIRATD; encoded by the coding sequence ATGAACGTACTGAAGACTTTGGCGATGTCGCTTCTAGCGACAGCCGCTTTCGCGACCACTGCTGTGGCTTGCGAAGTCACCTTGAAGTCATCTGACACCCATCCAGACGGTTATCCGACCGTCGAGGCCGTAAAGCATATGGGGAAGTTGCTTCAGGAAAGCACCGACGGTCGCATTTGTGTTGAAGTTTTTCATTCAGCGCAGCTGGGGCAGGAAAAAGACACGATCGAGCAAACAAAATTTGGCGTTATCGACTTGAACCGCGTCTCCATGGGACCGTTCAACAACCTTGTTGAGGAAACAAAGGTTGTTTCGCTGCCTTATGTGTTCAAGGGCGTCGACCACATGCATCGCGTTATGGATGGTCCGATCGGCGAAGACATTCTGAAAGCCTTCGAACCACATGGCTATGTTGGCCTTGCTTTTTATGACGGCGGATCTCGCAGTTTTTACAATCGAGTTAAACCAATTAAATCGATTGAAGACCTCGACGGCATGAAAGTCAGAGTGATGCAGTCCGACATTTTCGTCGACATGATGTCTGCCCTTGGCGCCAATGCGACGCCCATGCCATATGGCGAAGTCTATTCGTCGATTCAGACCGGCGTTATCGATGGTGCTGAGAACAACTGGCCGTCATACGAGTCTTCAGGCCACTATGAAGTTGCCGGTTACTATACCCTGGATGAGCATCTGATCGTTCCTGAAGTGCTTGTTATGTCCAAGGTCTCCTGGGACAAGCTGTCACCGGAAGACCAGGAAGCCGTCAGGCAGGCAGCACGCGCCTCCGTCCCGGTAATGAGGGACCTGTGGCAAGCGCGCGAAAAGGCGTCTGAGGAAAAAGTGCGTGCGGCAGGCGTTGAGGTGATCACCGAGATCGACAAGGAACCTTTCATGGCCGCGATGGACAGCGTCTATGAAAAACATGTCACGTCCGACAAGCTGAAAGATCTGGTTTCCCGCATCCGCGCAACCGACTGA
- a CDS encoding aldehyde dehydrogenase family protein, which yields MEHSQVLSALGFSTSELTGGTLAVRSPIDGAQIAQVHETPLGDMEKIITRSQAAFASWRALPAPRRGELVRLLGEELRDAKEALGALVTLEAGKITSEGLGEVQEMIDICDFAVGQSRQLYGLTIASERPGHKMSETWHPMGPCGVITAFNFPVAVWSWNTALALICGNPIIWKPSEKTPLTALACQKIFQKALTRFGKDAPKHLLQVVIGGADIGDALVTSRGVPILSATGSTRMGSVVGPKVAARFGRSILELGGNNAMIVAPSADLEMAVRAIVFSAVGTAGQRCTSLRRLIVHSTIKDALVGKLRNAYDSLKIGDPRQEGTLIGPLVDEGALDAMQLALENARSEGARVHGGSKVNEGVPAGCYAAPALVEMPEQSETVKTETFAPILYVMSYETLEEAIALQNDVPQGLSSCIFTLNMREAETFLSALGSDCGIANVNIGPSGAEIGGAFGGEKETGGGRESGSDAWKGYMRRQTSTVNYSAELPLAQGVEFDI from the coding sequence ATGGAACATTCCCAGGTCCTGAGCGCGCTTGGCTTCAGCACAAGTGAACTGACAGGCGGAACACTTGCCGTCAGGTCGCCGATCGACGGTGCTCAGATTGCTCAGGTGCATGAGACACCATTGGGCGATATGGAGAAAATTATCACCCGTTCACAGGCCGCGTTTGCAAGCTGGCGGGCCCTCCCGGCGCCACGCAGAGGTGAGCTGGTCCGCCTTCTTGGCGAAGAGTTGAGAGATGCAAAAGAGGCGCTTGGTGCGCTTGTTACGCTTGAAGCCGGCAAGATCACATCCGAAGGGCTTGGTGAAGTTCAGGAGATGATCGATATCTGTGACTTTGCGGTTGGTCAGTCCCGTCAACTCTACGGCCTGACAATCGCCTCGGAGCGCCCAGGCCACAAAATGTCTGAAACCTGGCACCCGATGGGACCTTGTGGTGTCATCACCGCGTTTAACTTTCCCGTCGCCGTCTGGTCCTGGAATACGGCTTTGGCGCTTATTTGCGGTAATCCAATTATCTGGAAACCGTCTGAAAAGACGCCGCTGACGGCATTGGCCTGCCAGAAAATCTTCCAAAAGGCACTGACGCGTTTCGGAAAAGATGCACCTAAGCACCTGTTGCAAGTCGTCATCGGCGGTGCAGACATTGGCGATGCACTTGTAACGTCAAGAGGCGTACCAATTCTCTCGGCGACCGGCTCGACCCGCATGGGTTCTGTTGTTGGACCAAAAGTCGCCGCACGTTTCGGACGTTCAATCCTTGAACTGGGTGGCAACAACGCAATGATCGTTGCACCGAGTGCTGATCTGGAAATGGCCGTGCGGGCAATTGTCTTTTCCGCGGTGGGAACTGCCGGCCAGCGTTGCACGTCTTTGCGCCGACTGATCGTGCATTCCACAATCAAGGACGCACTCGTCGGCAAGCTCAGGAATGCCTATGACAGCCTGAAAATCGGCGACCCACGCCAGGAGGGCACACTGATCGGTCCCCTGGTTGACGAGGGGGCGCTTGATGCAATGCAGCTTGCCCTTGAAAATGCGCGTTCTGAAGGTGCGCGTGTCCACGGTGGCAGCAAGGTGAACGAAGGCGTTCCAGCCGGGTGCTATGCAGCTCCTGCGCTTGTTGAAATGCCCGAACAGAGCGAGACCGTAAAAACGGAAACCTTTGCGCCCATTCTCTACGTGATGAGCTACGAGACCCTTGAAGAAGCGATCGCTCTTCAGAACGATGTCCCCCAGGGACTTTCGTCCTGCATCTTCACGCTCAATATGCGTGAAGCGGAAACCTTCCTGTCGGCACTCGGATCCGACTGCGGCATAGCCAATGTCAACATCGGTCCGTCAGGGGCTGAAATCGGCGGCGCATTCGGCGGTGAAAAGGAAACCGGCGGTGGTCGCGAGTCGGGGTCAGATGCCTGGAAGGGCTATATGCGACGTCAGACCTCGACAGTGAACTATTCGGCTGAATTGCCGTTGGCACAAGGTGTCGAATTTGACATTTAG
- a CDS encoding TRAP transporter small permease — MNAPLLLAATSMRYVSTAALWFAGGGLILMTMFISAQVFMRYVMNDSLVWSEPASVILMGWFIFLGAAVGIREGYHLSFDVLLYFLPAGAKLALFSVSDIVVAAFGAGMAWFGTELALSAWNVKLPSLGISGAVDFLPLVAGGCLIFVFSLERLVRRAAGLPTARFGETEMEDA; from the coding sequence GTGAACGCACCTCTCTTATTGGCCGCAACATCAATGCGGTACGTTTCAACGGCAGCTCTCTGGTTTGCCGGTGGCGGGCTCATCCTCATGACGATGTTTATCAGTGCGCAGGTGTTCATGCGCTATGTGATGAATGACAGTCTGGTCTGGAGCGAACCGGCATCCGTCATCCTGATGGGTTGGTTTATTTTTCTGGGCGCTGCGGTCGGCATTCGGGAAGGTTATCATCTCAGCTTTGATGTCCTGCTCTACTTCTTGCCCGCAGGTGCAAAGCTCGCCCTGTTCAGCGTTTCAGACATTGTGGTCGCCGCCTTTGGTGCCGGCATGGCCTGGTTTGGAACTGAGCTCGCTTTATCCGCCTGGAACGTCAAGCTTCCATCGCTCGGCATTTCGGGGGCGGTCGACTTTTTGCCCCTGGTCGCAGGAGGCTGTCTGATTTTCGTGTTCTCGCTCGAACGGCTTGTGCGTCGTGCAGCGGGTTTGCCGACAGCTCGTTTCGGCGAAACAGAGATGGAGGACGCCTGA
- the kduI gene encoding 5-dehydro-4-deoxy-D-glucuronate isomerase has translation MLNVETRYAIDPETAKSLDTSGIRKNFHVSGLFEDDRINLVYSHYDRLILGGIVPANGDLVLDEVKEAGTSSLLDRRELGILNIGDKGKVTVGGEIYEIDRGEVLYAGMGSGPVTFGGAGRYYVLSAPAHHSYPTRLIRLQDARRVELGSAETSNKRVILQFLHPEVADSCQLLMGYTEFAPGSVWNTMPAHVHDRRMEAYLYFKLGVDQRVFHFMGKPEETRHLVMANEEAVLSPPWSIHCGAGTGAYTFCWAMAGDNVDFTDMDMVAMEDLR, from the coding sequence ATGCTGAATGTAGAAACCCGCTATGCCATAGACCCTGAAACGGCCAAGTCGCTGGACACCAGCGGCATCCGGAAGAACTTTCACGTCTCCGGCCTGTTTGAGGACGACAGGATCAACCTCGTTTATAGCCACTATGACCGATTGATCCTCGGTGGCATCGTTCCGGCAAACGGAGACCTCGTTCTTGACGAAGTCAAGGAAGCCGGCACATCGTCGCTGCTCGACCGGCGAGAACTCGGCATCCTCAATATCGGCGACAAGGGCAAGGTGACAGTTGGCGGCGAAATCTATGAGATCGACCGGGGCGAAGTCCTTTACGCCGGAATGGGTTCCGGCCCGGTGACCTTTGGCGGAGCAGGCCGATATTACGTTTTGTCTGCTCCGGCGCATCACAGTTACCCAACACGTCTGATCAGACTTCAGGACGCCAGACGCGTCGAACTGGGCTCTGCGGAGACCTCCAACAAGCGCGTGATCCTGCAATTCCTCCATCCAGAAGTTGCCGACAGCTGCCAGCTTCTGATGGGCTACACTGAATTCGCGCCCGGGTCGGTCTGGAACACGATGCCGGCACATGTGCACGACCGACGCATGGAAGCCTATCTCTATTTCAAGCTCGGGGTTGATCAGCGTGTTTTTCATTTCATGGGCAAGCCGGAAGAAACCCGCCACCTTGTTATGGCCAACGAAGAAGCCGTTCTCTCACCGCCTTGGTCGATCCATTGCGGCGCCGGCACAGGCGCTTACACATTTTGCTGGGCCATGGCCGGTGACAATGTTGATTTCACCGATATGGACATGGTTGCGATGGAGGATTTGCGGTGA